The Lutra lutra chromosome 10, mLutLut1.2, whole genome shotgun sequence genome contains a region encoding:
- the FGF4 gene encoding fibroblast growth factor 4 has protein sequence MAGPGAAAAALLPAVLLAVLAPWAGRGGAAAPAAPNGTLGAELERRWESLVARSLARLPVAAQPKEAAVQSGAGDYLLGIKRLRRLYCNVGIGFHLQVLPDGRIGGVHADTSDSLLELSPVERGVVSIFGVASRFFVAMSSKGKLYGSPFFTEECKFKETLLPNNYNAYECYRYPGMFIALSKNGKTKKGSRVSPTMKVTHFLPRL, from the exons ATGGCGGGGCCcggggcggccgcggcggcgcTGCTCCCGGCGGTCCTGTTGGCGGTGCTGGCGCCCTGGGCCGGCCGAGGGGGCGCCGCCGCACCCGCCGCACCCAACGGCACGCTGGGGGCCGAGCTGGAGCGCCgctgggagagcctggtggcGCGCTCGCTGGCGCGCCTGCCGGTGGCCGCGCAACCCAAAGAGGCGGCCGTCCAGAGCGGCGCGGGCGACTATCTCCTGGGCATCAAGCGCCTGCGGCGACTCTACTGCAACGTGGGCATCGGCTTCCACCTCCAGGTGCTCCCCGACGGCCGCATCGGCGGCGTGCACGCGGACACGAGCGACA GCCTGCTGGAGCTCTCGCCGGTGGAGCGGGGCGTGGTCAGCATCTTCGGCGTGGCCAGCCGGTTCTTCGTGGCCATGAGCAGCAAGGGCAAGCTGTACGGCTCG cccttctTCACAGAGGAGTGCAAGTTCAAAGAGACCCTCCTCCCCAACAACTACAATGCCTACGAGTGCTACAGATACCCGGGCATGTTCATCGCCTTGAGCAAGAATGGCAAGACCAAGAAAGGGAGCCGGGTGTCCCCTACCATGAAGGTCACCCACTTTCTCCCCAGGCTGTGA
- the FGF3 gene encoding fibroblast growth factor 3 yields MGLIWLLLLSLLEPGWPAAGPGARLRRDAGGRGGVYEHLGGAPRRRKLYCATKYHLQLHPSGRVNGSLENSAYSILEMTAVEVGIVAIKGLFSGRYLAMNKRGRLYASESYNAECEFVERIHELGYNTYASRLYRTAPGGPGAQRQPGTERLWYVSVNGKGRPRRGFKTRRTQKSSLFLPRVLDHKDHEMVRLLQSGAGLRGGRPGPPGKGPRFRRQRRRPRKRSWRGGA; encoded by the exons ATGGGCCTGATCTGGCTCCTGCTGCTCAGCCTGCTGGAGCCCGGCTGGCCGGCCGCGGGTCCCGGGGCGCGACTGCGGCGCGATGCGGGGGGCCGCGGCGGCGTCTACGAGCACCTCGGCGGAGCGCCCCGGCGCCGCAAACTGTACTGCGCCACCAAGTACCACCTCCAGCTGCACCCGAGCGGCCGCGTCAACGGCAGCCTGGAGAACAGCGCCTACA GTATCCTGGAGATGACGGCGGTGGAGGTGGGCATCGTGGCCATCAAGGGGCTCTTCTCCGGGCGGTACCTGGCCATGAACAAGAGGGGGCGGCTCTACGCTTCG GAGAGCTACAATGCCGAGTGTGAGTTCGTGGAGCGGATCCACGAACTCGGCTACAACACGTATGCCTCGCGGCTCTACCGCACGGCGCCCGGAGGCCCCGGGGCGCAACGCCAGCCCGGCACCGAGAGACTGTGGTATGTGTCCGTGAACGGCAAGGGCCGGCCCCGCAGGGGCTTCAAGACGCGCCGCACCCAGAAGTCCTCCTTGTTCCTGCCCCGAGTGCTGGACCACAAGGACCACGAGATGGTGCGGCTGCTGCAGAGTGGGGCCGGGCTCCGCGGCGGGCGGCCCGGACCCCCTGGCAAGGGCCCCCGGTTCCGGCGGCAGCGACGGCGGCCGAGGAAGCGGAGCTGGCGAGGCGGCGCGTAG